TTTCTAGGCCTTTTAAGGTATGTTTGGTTggtaaaaaatgaacaaaaagaaaaagaaaaacttaataagacaAAAGTAATTATGATATTAAAAACATTCCaaattgttattttttgttggaaCTTTCTTGAGTGTgatccatttattttttttttgttttttttttcaagtctGTTTGGGGTTATATTCTCAGAAAATGTTGGTCTGTACATTTATAAAATTATCCTTCATTTTGACAAGGGATGGAGGTGGATTCTAAAATCTTTCAACGTTAAAATCACTTGTGACACTCTTGTAAGTTGATTTTTAGTGCAATGATTCGTCATATCTGatagaacaaaataaaagaaggtggATTTCTCTCTCGTATTCAATTGATTAAATCTAGGATTCCATTACTTttgaaataagaaataaaattcttcaTAGGTGACCTGTGGCCAGTTTTATTTTGCTAGAAAGATCAATTATattaaagccaaaaaaaaaatgtgatacAAAGAAAAAGTGGAAAAAACTGGCCACAAAGACCATACACAAAAGCTGGCCTCATTTGTTTGGTTGTTTTAGTTTCCTGTAAGTTTTGTTGAAGCCCTTTTGAtgattgttttgttttcttttgataagaTCATAACTTTGACCAGCCTTtgcagctttttttttttatgaaagaaaagaaaatttctattgttttgtttttttttttatgcctGATGCCAGGGTCGGGTTGATCATGATGGCTAACACCCACATGCCCAACAACCAAGTCTAAACTTGTGGGTTGACGAAGCACTAGCCACAGGTCAAACAATATCAATGTGTACAATCAAAACAGGGTTCATCAATTAGGTTGATGAGTGGCAACCAAAACCCACAGTTAGTGGGTCAGCATTGGATCGGGTCAAGAACTTATCTAACCCTTATATATAGCATGTGAAATAGAAGCTTCAGGCGATTCATGATTAATTGTGGCCCTCCTCACTGCCCAATGACTTATTAATCATCAAAAGCTGCTTCCTTCCtttgtatttgtttctttttttaacaTTTCAGCATTTCATGTTTGTTGCTAGATTCCCTCAATCAGAAACACCCTCCGACAATGAGGCAGTCATATCATTAATGCGCCTAAGATATTAGGTCTGATCTCTTCCAAGACGATTCAAGACGATTGACCTAACTTAATCGGCTGTAACAACTCACCACCTGTTCAGTCGTAATACAAATTGATCCGAGCTATAGAAAGAGCAATATCCGATAGAGGTAGTTAGGtagatatttatatttattactCTTATTGTATTTCAGACTTATTTATCAATTGTCCGATTCTGACTTTATCATCGAAGTTACTAAGAGTTAACCTCGAGTTCATCTGATCATTCCCTATCTCTTCTACAGGTCATCCACCTCAGTAAGTTCATAATTAAGCGGCAACAGGTACTAAGAGGAAAAACTATAATTCCATATAAATGGCATTCGGttattcacatttttacaatcaTCATTAGTATGTTGACataaaactaaacaaaacaTTAACACTCATGTAAGACCTTACATTTTATGAGGGTtacaacaaaaaatgaaaagaaaataaaaaccaaaaactcGAAACTACATAATTGCTGAGAATTTCAGATCTGAAATGCAAGAACTTGACCTAGTTGCACACTCTAGGATCATCAATGCATCGTTAGCGCATGGTCTGGCCGCTGGATTTGTCGCGGTGCATTGCAAGGCTAGATTCATCATCTCAACGATCTCATTTCCATGCTTGGATTCGCATTCCTTGATTGCAGGATCAATCCACGTGTTGAGATGACAATCAGAATAACAGAATCGGGCCCACTCGACTATGCCATGGTGCACACCGTGTTCTGTGTCCGCCGGGTTCTTCCCGGTTAGGATTTCGATTAAAAAGACTCCGAAACTGTAAATATCACTCTTGTCGGTGATATCCTTTTTGTTCCATATCTCTGCACCCAAAAATATGTTTTGTACTTTCAGTTTCAGTCCCTCAAAGCGTGCTCTCTCCTTTACTTTGCAAGAAAATACATACAAGGCTCGACAAAAAACATTTCATTAAATCCAAGGGCATTTGAGTCAGTCTAACTAAAATATTATGTAAAATTTTTAAGGAAAGTTCCCCAATTTCTAAAGCAAGGCCAGTGTGGGTGTGGCCACACGCATGGAAAAGATCCCAAATGGGGTCCACCTGCGTCGAGGGTCCCAACAATCATGGTTCCATGGTGCAAATTGAGCATAGGGTCGGACTTTCTTTTGTCACTGTTGGGTGCTGACTACTGTAGGTATAGGGTAGCCTCAGTCATTGTTAAAAGACTAAACTACCCTCCAACTGTTTTCCCAAGCACAGAGGCATGCGTACCTGGTGCAACGGAGGCTGACGGGAGGAAACTCTTGCAGTCACTACCGACTAACTCCGGAAGACAAGGTCGTAGGCGTGGCTCGTCTTTTCTGTCAACGATCACTTCTTCCGGCGAAATATTTCCGATCAGAAAATTCGGCGAACGACAGTGAACAAACTGAAGAGCCTTTGCGATCCGAATCGTCATTTTCTGACGACGTTCCCAGCTTAAACCACCGAGAACATCTCTCATGCTGTTCCCTTCGATGAACTCGTACAAGAGAAACCCACCCCTTTCCGACCTGCAACTCCCTATTAATTGTACTACATTCGGATGTCGAAGCTTTCCCAGTTTCATCACTTCCACCCAGAAATTTGACGGATTAGTGTTATCATTTATCTCCTCAACAATGAATTGTAAATCATTCACCGCAGATTTCCCTCTGTATAAAGTTCCTTCACTTCCTCTGGAAACTGCATTCTCTTCCTTCATAGACAGTAAGATATCATCGATCGTGACGGCATTTGAGAGACTTGAATTGAAGAACTGCAACTCCCACGTCTCATCCTCATGGTCAACCTTTTTGACCTGTTCTCCATTTCTATGTCGCATGAACGCCACTATAGAAAGAGAAAGCGCCAATACCACCAGAACAACTGAAAACGAAGTGACGAGAAGCCACCAAACAGGCTTCCACGCCGTTCTGCATGGAGGTAAACCAGCTGTAGCTTCGACACTGCAGAGATTATTGCCGGTGACAGCACTCGAGTTGATAGCCAAGAATGCTCCGGTGGATGGAAGCTTCCCGTGTAAATTATTATGAGAGATGTTCACTTGGAGCAGAGAATCCACTTTCCCTAAAGCCGCCGGTATTTCTCCGGATAACTGGTTTTCCGACAAGTCGAGGTCACCCAGAACCGGCATTTCAGAGAGAGAAACTGGAATTGATCCACTGAGCTGATTTCCGCTGAAGTCTAAACTTACCAGCTTATTGCAGGAAGATAATTCATTGGGGATAACACCGTTAAGTTGGTTCTTGCTGAGCTTCAACTGCACTAGCTCCGATAGGTCGCCGAACCTCAGAGGAATACTTCCTGAAAAGCGGTTTTCCGATAAGTCTAAGCTCTCGAGATTGTGGCTACCGAATGACTCCGGCAAGTTTCCGATGAATTTGTTCCTCGCTAAATCCAGCATCTGAAGAGAAGGCATGTCCCACCTCCGCTGATCAATCCTACCGTTCAGGCTGTTTCCGGAAATATCAAGATAGTAGACTAGTGGCAATTTCGTGAATTCCTGCGACAATTCACCGATCAGGAGGTTGTTCTGGATACGGACTCTCTGTAAGCTTCGGCATCGGCTTAAGCTCTCAGGGattcttccttggaggaagttGGAGAAGAGGATAAGCTTAAAGAGACGATTCGAATTGCAGAGACTCTCTGGAATTTTGCCTGTAAGCTTATTCGTCGAAAGGTCCAGTACAGTAAGATT
The sequence above is a segment of the Telopea speciosissima isolate NSW1024214 ecotype Mountain lineage chromosome 7, Tspe_v1, whole genome shotgun sequence genome. Coding sequences within it:
- the LOC122670097 gene encoding leucine-rich repeat receptor-like serine/threonine-protein kinase SKM1, producing MEKVGGQTCVCVLLFFSLLFSFNVVISGKELELLLSFKASISDPFRFLTDWSSNSTVAFCNWYGFTCVNSSHVSAIELSGKNISGELSPSLFLLPSIVTIDLSNNEFSGEIPSETFSSSSLRHLNLSNNNFTGPIPHGWISGLETLDLSNNMLSGEIRAEIRLFTGLKVLDLGGNVLKGKIPNSISNLAELQYLTLASNQLVGEIPKELGQMKSLKWIYLGYNNLSGEIPKEIGELTSLNHLNLVYNNLLGEIPSSLGNLTDLHYLFLYQNRLTGSIPRSIFDLRKLISFDLSDNYLSGPIPDRVRQLQNLEILNLFSNNLAGKIPEALASLPRLQILQLWSNKLSGDIPKNLGRWNNLTVLDLSTNKLTGKIPESLCNSNRLFKLILFSNFLQGRIPESLSRCRSLQRVRIQNNLLIGELSQEFTKLPLVYYLDISGNSLNGRIDQRRWDMPSLQMLDLARNKFIGNLPESFGSHNLESLDLSENRFSGSIPLRFGDLSELVQLKLSKNQLNGVIPNELSSCNKLVSLDFSGNQLSGSIPVSLSEMPVLGDLDLSENQLSGEIPAALGKVDSLLQVNISHNNLHGKLPSTGAFLAINSSAVTGNNLCSVEATAGLPPCRTAWKPVWWLLVTSFSVVLVVLALSLSIVAFMRHRNGEQVKKVDHEDETWELQFFNSSLSNAVTIDDILLSMKEENAVSRGSEGTLYRGKSAVNDLQFIVEEINDNTNPSNFWVEVMKLGKLRHPNVVQLIGSCRSERGGFLLYEFIEGNSMRDVLGGLSWERRQKMTIRIAKALQFVHCRSPNFLIGNISPEEVIVDRKDEPRLRPCLPELVGSDCKSFLPSASVAPEIWNKKDITDKSDIYSFGVFLIEILTGKNPADTEHGVHHGIVEWARFCYSDCHLNTWIDPAIKECESKHGNEIVEMMNLALQCTATNPAARPCANDALMILECATRSSSCISDLKFSAIM